One window of the Candidatus Zixiibacteriota bacterium genome contains the following:
- a CDS encoding histone deacetylase translates to METIGIGLAINADEHSAPAGHPERADKLDDVLDWLNTSPPQHIEIFSPTEHGTEPIYRVHERNYIDKLKANVLLLFLDSDTYVTPTSFKAVCDVVDLLLSAVDNSVSNKTNISFVIGRPPGHHAERAGGMGFCPVNSIAVAAQYALDSYPLGRVSIVDFDVHHGNGTQDIFYDRRDCFFASLHQYPFYPGTGAASERGIGVGLGYTLNCPLKAGSGDREVLDCFDIAIIPALEDYHSEMLFVSAGFDAHARDPIGGCAMSGDGFYQIGVRLKRFAAVFCNGRVICNLEGGYDKQANKESIENFLRGLSE, encoded by the coding sequence ATGGAAACAATAGGGATAGGGCTTGCAATAAACGCTGATGAACACAGCGCCCCTGCGGGACATCCCGAGCGCGCAGACAAGCTCGACGATGTCCTTGACTGGCTCAATACATCGCCACCCCAGCACATTGAAATATTCAGTCCGACAGAACATGGAACTGAGCCCATTTACCGAGTGCATGAGAGGAACTACATCGACAAATTGAAAGCGAACGTTTTGTTATTATTTCTTGATAGCGACACCTACGTAACGCCGACATCGTTCAAAGCGGTGTGTGATGTGGTCGATCTGCTTCTCAGCGCTGTAGACAATTCGGTGTCGAACAAAACGAACATTTCGTTTGTCATTGGCCGCCCGCCGGGACACCATGCCGAACGCGCCGGAGGTATGGGATTCTGCCCTGTCAACTCGATTGCCGTTGCCGCACAGTATGCGCTCGATTCGTATCCTCTGGGACGAGTGTCAATTGTAGATTTCGACGTCCATCACGGCAACGGCACTCAGGATATTTTCTATGACCGACGTGACTGCTTCTTTGCTTCGCTGCATCAGTACCCTTTTTATCCAGGAACAGGCGCGGCAAGTGAGCGAGGGATAGGAGTGGGCTTGGGCTATACATTAAACTGTCCTCTCAAGGCCGGAAGCGGCGACCGGGAGGTACTTGACTGCTTCGATATCGCAATTATTCCTGCCTTGGAAGACTATCATTCCGAAATGCTATTTGTCTCCGCCGGATTCGATGCCCATGCCCGCGATCCTATTGGCGGATGCGCAATGTCCGGCGATGGGTTCTATCAGATAGGAGTTCGTCTCAAGAGGTTTGCCGCTGTATTCTGCAATGGCAGAGTTATTTGTAATCTCGAAGGAGGTTATGACAAGCAGGCAAACAAAGAATCAATTGAAAACTTCCTCAGAGGATTATCTGAATGA
- a CDS encoding MATE family efflux transporter — MQKQMEENRNRVTEGSIVRSVFSLAIPASLGLFMIFILNLTNMFWVGKIGPEAQDAVNSATVVIWPMFALMSIVSIGLTALVSRAIGGKDYAQASFYARQGILFSAGIALVTSVIGIVAAPWLLSVMGAVPETLNNALPYLRIFFASALMFTLIDTSYAIFRAAGDTKTPAKIGILVVTINIILDPLLIFGIGPFPELGVPGASLSTAISESIGLALISRCLLSGRLGLSIGNVRSIRPHWESIRKIARIGLPTTVQHLSFALVYWFLIDLVHSFGVSAGAAMGIGNRMESFGYLTCTGFSIAAATMVGQNLGAGKPDRAAKCAWGAAGLGVAVTAIMSILFLTLSTQIAAIFSDDQAVIAITSDYLIILGLSQLTMALEIVLEGAFNGAGDTLPVMIVMLPGALIRIPMAYFLANTLGWGINGVWWTLTISTTIKALILAYWFSLNKWQAKKV, encoded by the coding sequence ATGCAAAAGCAAATGGAAGAAAACCGCAATAGAGTGACCGAAGGCTCAATAGTCAGATCGGTTTTTTCGCTTGCCATTCCCGCATCGCTAGGCCTGTTTATGATATTCATTCTCAACCTTACCAATATGTTCTGGGTTGGCAAAATCGGGCCGGAGGCTCAGGATGCGGTAAACTCCGCAACAGTGGTCATCTGGCCTATGTTTGCTCTGATGTCTATCGTTTCAATAGGGTTGACCGCCCTAGTTTCTCGCGCTATCGGGGGCAAAGATTACGCGCAGGCCAGTTTCTATGCCAGGCAGGGGATATTATTCTCCGCAGGCATTGCGCTGGTGACATCTGTTATTGGTATAGTGGCGGCGCCGTGGCTTCTTTCGGTAATGGGGGCTGTACCCGAGACTCTAAATAATGCCCTCCCGTATTTAAGAATTTTTTTCGCAAGCGCGCTTATGTTTACTCTCATTGATACCTCATATGCCATATTTAGAGCAGCAGGGGACACTAAGACCCCGGCCAAGATTGGGATCCTGGTTGTTACGATAAACATAATCCTCGATCCATTATTAATTTTCGGTATCGGTCCGTTTCCAGAGCTTGGAGTCCCAGGTGCGTCACTCTCGACAGCGATCTCGGAATCTATCGGGCTGGCTCTGATTAGCCGTTGTCTTCTTTCGGGGCGGCTCGGTTTGTCGATAGGAAATGTACGCTCCATTCGTCCTCATTGGGAGAGCATTCGCAAGATTGCCCGAATCGGACTTCCCACCACAGTCCAGCACTTGAGCTTTGCTTTGGTTTATTGGTTTCTTATAGACCTCGTGCACAGCTTTGGAGTTTCGGCTGGGGCCGCAATGGGAATCGGCAACCGGATGGAATCGTTCGGATATTTGACCTGCACCGGATTTTCTATTGCTGCGGCCACGATGGTCGGTCAAAATCTCGGGGCCGGCAAGCCTGACCGTGCTGCAAAGTGCGCTTGGGGAGCAGCGGGACTTGGCGTGGCTGTGACAGCTATTATGTCTATTCTCTTTCTGACACTGTCTACCCAGATTGCGGCAATATTTAGCGATGATCAGGCTGTCATCGCAATCACCTCAGATTATCTTATTATACTCGGCCTATCGCAATTGACAATGGCTCTCGAGATAGTTCTCGAAGGGGCGTTCAACGGCGCCGGAGACACCCTGCCAGTTATGATCGTTATGCTGCCGGGTGCGCTCATTCGGATCCCGATGGCCTATTTTCTTGCAAACACCCTCGGATGGGGCATAAACGGGGTGTGGTGGACATTGACCATTAGTACTACAATCAAGGCGCTCATTCTGGCGTATTGGTTTTCGTTGAATAAGTGGCAGGCAAAGAAGGTCTAA
- the aroB gene encoding 3-dehydroquinate synthase → MVRTVVRLKERSYPVLTGSSVLPQFGAELKSLIDDNRLFVLFDANVYALHYKTILNSIKIPQSRIKEFVIPSGEKAKSLSVLSHIYDFLLQEKVRRQDIILTCGGGVTSDLGGYAAATTLRGLRWVALPTTLLGMVDAAIGGKTGINHTTGKNLIGAIWQPNFVCNELEFLETLPGRQMTAGLGEVLKYAGLQGKAFLAPLQKYCMKQENLSHNELEKLISLSVQYKAKIVSADEREFGMRAILNFGHTYAHAIEASLGYGKLLHGEAVIIGVIGALHLSRLTGSADKPSLESYNDLALEMLARVPHRIIESPKVLSAMTLDKKRTSSGQSFILLKSLGKPIITDKVSKMQVVEALKLALQDYKIVGGTRANAFSR, encoded by the coding sequence ATGGTTCGAACAGTCGTTAGACTAAAAGAGCGGTCATATCCGGTATTAACCGGTTCATCGGTCCTACCGCAGTTCGGTGCTGAACTAAAAAGCTTAATCGATGATAACCGCTTATTTGTGTTATTCGATGCCAATGTATACGCTCTCCATTACAAAACCATTCTTAACTCCATAAAGATTCCACAGTCACGAATTAAGGAGTTCGTCATCCCTTCGGGAGAAAAGGCGAAATCATTGTCGGTGTTGAGTCACATTTATGATTTTCTGCTTCAGGAAAAAGTCAGGCGGCAGGATATTATTCTTACCTGCGGGGGAGGTGTGACAAGCGACCTCGGAGGGTATGCCGCCGCTACCACTTTACGTGGACTGCGCTGGGTTGCTCTTCCGACGACGCTGCTTGGAATGGTCGATGCCGCCATCGGAGGCAAAACCGGGATTAATCATACGACAGGTAAAAATCTCATCGGCGCAATTTGGCAGCCGAATTTTGTCTGCAATGAACTCGAATTTCTTGAGACTCTTCCGGGCAGGCAAATGACCGCCGGTCTCGGAGAGGTATTAAAATATGCCGGTCTTCAAGGTAAGGCTTTCCTCGCGCCTCTTCAGAAATATTGCATGAAACAAGAGAACTTGAGCCACAATGAGCTTGAGAAGCTGATTTCCCTGTCTGTTCAATACAAAGCGAAGATTGTATCGGCAGATGAACGCGAATTTGGAATGCGCGCAATTCTGAACTTCGGGCACACCTACGCTCATGCAATAGAGGCAAGTCTTGGATATGGCAAATTACTTCATGGGGAGGCTGTCATCATCGGGGTAATAGGGGCTTTGCATTTGAGCCGTTTGACCGGTTCAGCTGACAAACCAAGTCTCGAGAGTTATAACGATCTTGCATTGGAAATGCTTGCCAGGGTTCCGCATCGGATAATAGAGAGTCCAAAGGTGTTGTCTGCTATGACTCTTGACAAAAAACGGACATCTTCCGGTCAAAGTTTTATTCTGTTAAAATCACTCGGAAAGCCGATAATTACTGATAAGGTTTCAAAGATGCAGGTGGTCGAGGCGCTAAAGCTGGCCTTGCAGGATTACAAGATAGTCGGAGGGACGCGTGCGAACGCTTTTAGTCGTTAA
- the argS gene encoding arginine--tRNA ligase — protein MEVMTKDKYRVSFAEATSVAFRRLYPDQFQEVGDSGLFSKTQIYEELEKPKDATMGRFSFPIFRYVKLLKEPPQQVSAKVSEEINRQLKGRKEMSIRCVGVNGFLNAVVDTSSLGQETVRTIISDGTEYGKSIVGTHKTFLVEYSSPNIAKPFGIGHLRSTVIGNSLRRIYLKLGYAVTGINYPGDWGTQFGKMIVAYKKWGDDKTLEGNSVKKLLDLYVRFHKEVEVDPTLNDQAREAFKELEQGNPDAVRLWEKFKTISHAEFDRIYSMLGVEFDLVIGESFFNDKMDSVIGRLEKAGLTKVSQGALIVELDDPNLPPALLKKRDGATLYITRDLAGLIYRWQTYYFHESLYVVGSAQADHFRQCLKVINLLEQAENLSESERMTGKVKHIEFGWVKFSGKMMSTRQGNIVLLEDVIDRAVELITERIKEKSPQLANLDSVAKSIGVGAVLFSQLSVRRQTDVNFVWEEVLNFDGETGPYLQYTHARLSSLIRNYGKPVNATVDYALLEREEEKRVIELLADFPTAITDAARQYDPYFVTHYLLKLTGAFNKFYQRKDELGRIDRIISANAELSAARIALVGATRIVLQEGLYLLGLAAPEEM, from the coding sequence ATGGAAGTAATGACAAAAGATAAATATAGAGTAAGTTTTGCAGAAGCCACGTCTGTGGCATTCCGACGGTTATATCCTGATCAGTTCCAAGAGGTCGGCGATTCTGGATTATTCAGCAAGACTCAGATATATGAAGAGCTTGAAAAGCCAAAAGATGCCACAATGGGACGCTTTTCGTTTCCAATCTTCAGGTATGTCAAACTTCTTAAAGAACCTCCGCAACAGGTCAGCGCAAAGGTATCCGAGGAGATTAATAGACAACTGAAAGGCCGCAAAGAAATGTCGATACGGTGCGTCGGAGTGAACGGCTTCCTGAATGCTGTGGTCGACACATCGAGTCTTGGACAGGAGACGGTACGTACGATCATTTCCGATGGGACGGAGTATGGTAAGTCGATTGTTGGGACACATAAGACTTTTCTGGTGGAGTATTCCTCTCCCAATATTGCCAAGCCATTTGGTATCGGGCATTTGCGCTCAACCGTAATTGGCAATTCGCTTCGGCGGATCTATCTCAAGCTCGGTTACGCAGTCACTGGAATAAATTACCCCGGCGACTGGGGGACGCAATTCGGGAAAATGATTGTTGCCTACAAAAAATGGGGAGACGATAAAACTCTCGAAGGCAATAGCGTTAAGAAACTTCTTGACCTATACGTCCGATTTCACAAAGAAGTCGAAGTCGATCCGACGCTCAACGATCAGGCCCGCGAAGCATTCAAAGAATTAGAGCAGGGTAACCCTGATGCTGTGCGGTTGTGGGAGAAATTCAAAACAATTTCCCATGCTGAATTTGACCGAATCTATTCAATGCTTGGAGTCGAGTTTGATTTGGTAATCGGAGAATCATTTTTTAATGATAAGATGGATTCGGTCATTGGACGGCTTGAAAAAGCAGGTCTGACCAAAGTTTCCCAAGGTGCGCTCATTGTTGAACTCGATGATCCTAATCTTCCGCCAGCGCTATTGAAAAAGCGGGATGGCGCAACGCTCTATATCACCCGCGACCTTGCCGGACTTATTTACCGGTGGCAGACATATTATTTTCATGAATCTCTGTATGTTGTCGGCTCGGCCCAAGCCGATCATTTCAGGCAATGTTTAAAAGTCATTAATTTGCTTGAGCAGGCGGAGAATTTGTCCGAATCAGAACGGATGACGGGTAAGGTCAAACATATAGAATTTGGCTGGGTGAAGTTCAGCGGCAAAATGATGTCAACGCGTCAGGGCAATATTGTTTTGCTTGAAGACGTAATCGACCGGGCGGTCGAGCTGATCACCGAGCGAATCAAAGAAAAAAGCCCTCAACTTGCTAATCTTGACTCAGTCGCAAAATCCATCGGCGTCGGCGCAGTGCTTTTCTCACAGTTGTCGGTTCGTCGCCAGACGGATGTGAACTTTGTTTGGGAAGAAGTACTCAATTTTGATGGCGAGACCGGCCCGTATCTTCAGTATACCCATGCCCGACTCTCTTCGCTCATACGCAACTATGGCAAACCGGTGAACGCGACAGTCGACTATGCGTTACTTGAAAGAGAAGAAGAGAAGCGAGTCATAGAACTACTCGCTGATTTTCCGACCGCTATCACCGACGCCGCGCGGCAGTATGACCCTTATTTTGTCACACATTATCTGCTTAAACTTACAGGGGCATTTAATAAATTCTATCAGAGGAAAGATGAGTTAGGAAGAATTGACAGAATCATATCCGCTAACGCCGAATTATCTGCCGCCCGAATTGCTTTGGTCGGCGCTACGAGGATTGTCCTACAGGAAGGACTTTACCTGCTTGGGCTTGCCGCGCCGGAGGAGATGTAA
- a CDS encoding shikimate dehydrogenase codes for MSDDLKFGLIGNNVHYSKSPDIFQAIFKLIGKTGSFEIFTIHSTDLGERLKEIVGHGFTGLSVTIPYKSQIIPLLEDIDPIAQTVDAVNSVAVSKGQLHGYNTDCHGFCIPLREYTDKLKYKTALILGCGGAARAVVYALHVDFEVNRFIVYGRSAEKLQVFKDSLEGRMKNIEIQLMSPMQETSLAPENVELMVNCTPVGGWNQDQISAIPSSFSLQKGSIYYDLNYNEGNKSIRQATEMGLITVDGSAMLVGQALKSFDIWAGQSAPFEPIYSSVFGRESG; via the coding sequence ATGAGCGACGACCTTAAGTTTGGACTTATCGGCAATAATGTCCACTACTCCAAATCACCGGATATCTTTCAGGCAATATTCAAGCTGATCGGCAAAACCGGAAGCTTTGAGATATTCACAATTCATTCAACTGACCTTGGGGAACGTCTAAAGGAAATTGTTGGACATGGATTCACCGGACTGTCTGTAACAATTCCGTACAAAAGTCAAATAATTCCACTGCTTGAAGATATAGATCCGATAGCGCAAACGGTCGATGCTGTCAACTCAGTGGCGGTGAGCAAGGGACAGCTCCATGGTTACAACACTGATTGCCATGGATTTTGTATTCCATTGAGAGAATACACTGACAAATTGAAATATAAGACTGCGCTTATCCTCGGATGCGGAGGCGCGGCAAGAGCAGTTGTGTACGCCCTTCATGTCGACTTTGAGGTAAACCGTTTTATTGTCTATGGGCGATCAGCCGAGAAGTTGCAAGTCTTTAAGGACTCCCTGGAAGGTCGAATGAAAAATATCGAAATACAGCTTATGTCACCCATGCAAGAAACAAGTCTTGCACCAGAAAATGTCGAGCTAATGGTCAATTGCACACCAGTCGGCGGGTGGAATCAGGATCAGATCAGCGCCATTCCTTCGAGCTTTTCATTGCAAAAAGGTTCGATTTACTACGATCTGAACTACAACGAAGGAAACAAGAGCATTAGGCAGGCGACAGAGATGGGATTGATTACAGTTGATGGGTCTGCTATGCTGGTTGGTCAGGCACTCAAATCGTTTGATATCTGGGCGGGACAATCAGCGCCCTTTGAACCTATCTATTCATCTGTTTTTGGCAGGGAATCCGGATGA
- the aroF gene encoding 3-deoxy-7-phosphoheptulonate synthase — MLIVMETSATPEMVAHVCKEIERMGLSAHPMPGAQRTAIGVTGNKAQVDADRLLTLVGVRDIIHVTQPFKLVSREFFPDDTVIDINGVQIGGPEFVVMAGPCSVESREQCFTIAEAVASNGAKIFRGGAYKPRTSPYSFQGLGKEGLEILAEVRDRYKLLIITEATDTETLELVAEYSDIIQIGARNMQNFSLLRKAGRLSKPVMLKRGNSATLQELLMSAEYILAEGNRRVILCERGMRTFADHTRNTLDLSAVPYVKRLSHLPIITDPSHGTGRRNKVIPLSRASIAVGADGIMVEVHHKPEEALSDGAQAIIPSEFESLMNDMRRIAPAVGRTCA, encoded by the coding sequence ATGCTTATCGTAATGGAAACCAGCGCGACACCCGAAATGGTGGCGCATGTCTGCAAAGAGATAGAACGGATGGGACTTTCAGCGCACCCTATGCCCGGTGCGCAAAGGACAGCCATTGGTGTCACAGGGAACAAGGCCCAAGTCGACGCCGACCGTCTGCTAACACTTGTCGGTGTTCGAGATATTATCCATGTTACTCAGCCGTTCAAATTGGTAAGCCGTGAGTTTTTCCCCGATGACACAGTAATTGACATAAATGGCGTACAAATCGGCGGACCAGAGTTTGTGGTCATGGCCGGGCCTTGTTCTGTCGAAAGCCGCGAACAGTGCTTCACAATTGCCGAGGCCGTCGCTTCAAACGGCGCAAAGATATTTCGCGGCGGGGCATACAAACCGCGCACATCCCCATACAGTTTTCAGGGATTGGGAAAAGAAGGACTCGAAATTCTTGCAGAAGTCAGGGACCGGTACAAACTGCTTATCATTACCGAGGCCACTGACACCGAGACCCTCGAACTTGTGGCAGAGTATTCAGACATAATTCAAATTGGCGCGAGGAATATGCAAAATTTTTCTTTGCTCAGAAAAGCCGGTCGGCTTAGTAAACCGGTAATGCTTAAACGAGGCAACTCAGCCACTTTACAGGAACTGCTGATGTCCGCCGAGTATATTTTGGCTGAGGGGAATAGGCGGGTCATTCTCTGTGAGCGTGGGATGAGAACGTTTGCTGACCACACTCGCAATACACTTGATCTGTCAGCTGTGCCGTATGTGAAAAGATTGAGTCATCTGCCTATCATTACCGACCCGAGTCACGGGACCGGGCGACGAAATAAAGTCATCCCACTTTCGCGGGCCTCGATTGCTGTAGGAGCCGACGGGATTATGGTCGAAGTCCATCACAAGCCCGAAGAGGCGCTTTCTGATGGAGCGCAGGCGATTATACCTTCTGAATTTGAAAGTCTGATGAATGACATGCGACGGATCGCACCGGCAGTCGGTCGTACCTGCGCATGA
- the aroA gene encoding 3-phosphoshikimate 1-carboxyvinyltransferase, with protein sequence MKLPLKPAKKIGGTLRVPGDKSIGHRSALLSIIARNPVTVVNFPDGADCQTSLSIARQLGVTVEKIDSKLLLTPPSTLSVEAETILDCGNSGTTARLLAGLLAGSKCSAILSGDESLSSRPMKRIVAPLTAMGAELFDTDGHLPLKVRGASLLPFEYRLPVASAQVKSAILLAGLSSGCSVTLYEDFLTRDHTERMIAALGGEIEVEDTKAVMLEDPNDPRKKKMIHPHDYKRRIHLKPHSTIEAGTIDIPGDISTAAYFFALAAISGKAVTVEGVGLNPTRTEFLDYLKAIGCAVTIDKKSTVSGEHRGDVTVIGGELKGKKISGEMTVGLIDEIPIVAVIAACAEGTTIIRDAGELKVKESDRLAAIAENLRSMGVKVGLLEDGLAIEGSNELHGADINSYNDHRIVMAFSIAAMVAVGPSVIDDSSVVAISCPTFYDLLAKVAR encoded by the coding sequence ATGAAACTTCCGCTTAAACCAGCAAAGAAAATCGGCGGAACATTGCGTGTACCGGGCGACAAGTCTATCGGACACCGCTCCGCCCTCTTATCCATAATAGCCAGAAATCCCGTCACAGTCGTCAACTTCCCCGACGGCGCGGATTGTCAGACTTCGCTTTCGATTGCACGTCAGTTGGGTGTGACCGTTGAAAAGATAGACAGTAAACTATTACTGACTCCGCCAAGCACACTTTCGGTTGAAGCAGAGACAATTCTTGACTGCGGCAACTCCGGGACGACCGCGCGACTGCTTGCCGGACTTCTGGCCGGGAGCAAATGCTCGGCGATACTATCCGGCGATGAATCCTTGTCCTCACGACCAATGAAGCGAATTGTCGCTCCACTCACCGCTATGGGAGCCGAACTCTTCGACACCGACGGCCATCTTCCGCTAAAAGTCAGAGGAGCTTCGCTTCTGCCGTTTGAGTACCGCCTGCCGGTGGCATCGGCTCAGGTCAAATCCGCAATTCTTCTGGCTGGATTATCTTCGGGATGTTCGGTCACGCTCTATGAAGATTTTCTGACCCGCGATCATACCGAGCGTATGATTGCGGCTTTGGGTGGTGAAATCGAAGTTGAAGATACAAAAGCAGTCATGCTCGAAGACCCGAATGACCCACGTAAAAAGAAAATGATTCATCCTCATGACTACAAGAGGCGAATCCACCTCAAGCCACATTCGACAATCGAAGCTGGAACTATCGACATACCGGGAGATATTTCGACAGCAGCATATTTCTTTGCCTTGGCGGCGATCTCCGGAAAAGCTGTAACAGTCGAAGGGGTCGGTCTCAATCCAACGCGTACCGAATTTCTGGACTACTTAAAAGCAATTGGCTGCGCCGTTACCATCGATAAGAAATCCACTGTCTCTGGAGAACACAGAGGAGACGTTACCGTCATAGGAGGGGAACTAAAAGGGAAGAAGATTTCTGGTGAAATGACTGTCGGACTCATTGATGAGATTCCAATAGTTGCTGTCATTGCGGCTTGCGCCGAGGGCACAACTATTATTCGCGATGCTGGCGAACTTAAAGTCAAAGAGTCAGATAGACTGGCCGCTATTGCCGAGAACTTGAGGAGTATGGGGGTCAAAGTTGGCCTGCTTGAAGACGGCTTAGCAATTGAAGGCTCAAATGAACTTCATGGCGCCGATATCAATTCATATAATGACCACCGGATTGTGATGGCTTTTTCGATTGCGGCTATGGTTGCGGTTGGTCCATCGGTGATTGACGACTCATCAGTGGTCGCCATTTCGTGCCCGACTTTTTACGATCTGCTTGCGAAGGTCGCTCGATGA
- the aroQ gene encoding type II 3-dehydroquinate dehydratase — MRTLLVVNGPNLNLLGTREPEIYGTKNLKDLESELSLRAGKNGLSVRFFQSNHEGALIDFVQENSPGAHGMILNAGALTHYSYALRDVITAVSIRTIEVHISNINSREEFRKTSVIAPVCLGQISGLGFESYFLALDFFSRL; from the coding sequence GTGCGAACGCTTTTAGTCGTTAACGGGCCAAATCTGAATCTTCTCGGTACACGCGAACCGGAGATATACGGGACTAAAAACCTTAAGGATCTCGAAAGTGAGCTTTCATTGAGGGCTGGAAAGAATGGTCTGAGTGTTCGTTTCTTTCAGTCGAATCACGAAGGCGCACTTATTGATTTTGTGCAGGAGAATAGTCCGGGAGCTCATGGCATGATACTCAATGCCGGCGCACTGACGCATTATAGTTATGCCCTCCGCGACGTTATAACTGCTGTTTCTATTAGAACAATTGAAGTCCACATCAGTAATATCAATTCTCGCGAAGAGTTTCGCAAAACATCTGTTATTGCGCCTGTCTGCCTTGGCCAGATAAGCGGACTTGGCTTTGAAAGTTATTTCCTCGCGCTTGATTTCTTCAGCCGCCTTTGA
- a CDS encoding fumarylacetoacetate hydrolase family protein has product MNNERFVRFSTEKSILSRFGVIREGALSVLNFAPWEGGSETGERLNVQEIRLLAPVTPSKIVCVGLNYHAHVSASFSADKPPDTPLIFLKPPSSVIGPKESIVHPEQSERVDYEAELGIVIGKLARFVSEETALDHIFGFTCVNDVTARDLQKKDGQWGRAKGFDTFCPVGPWIIPRDDIDFANAQVEGILNDNVMQSGNTSQMIFSIPTIICYISSVMTLEPGDLIATGTPSGIAPMKPGDTIVVRIAGIGELSNTMVAQSH; this is encoded by the coding sequence ATGAATAATGAGCGCTTTGTCCGGTTTTCAACAGAGAAAAGCATACTTTCCCGATTTGGGGTGATCCGAGAGGGCGCACTTTCCGTATTGAACTTTGCCCCATGGGAGGGAGGAAGTGAGACCGGCGAGAGGCTAAATGTCCAAGAAATTCGCCTGCTGGCGCCGGTGACGCCTTCTAAAATAGTTTGTGTAGGATTAAACTACCATGCCCATGTCAGCGCATCCTTCTCAGCTGATAAACCTCCAGATACGCCATTGATTTTTCTGAAGCCGCCGTCGTCGGTCATTGGGCCAAAGGAAAGCATTGTTCATCCGGAACAGAGCGAAAGAGTAGATTACGAAGCCGAACTCGGTATCGTTATTGGTAAACTCGCGCGATTTGTTTCGGAAGAGACCGCACTCGATCATATATTTGGCTTTACCTGTGTAAATGATGTCACAGCCCGCGATCTTCAGAAAAAAGACGGCCAGTGGGGACGCGCTAAAGGGTTCGACACGTTTTGTCCCGTTGGTCCATGGATTATTCCGAGGGATGACATTGATTTTGCAAATGCGCAGGTCGAAGGGATACTCAACGATAATGTTATGCAGTCCGGAAACACTTCCCAGATGATATTTTCGATTCCAACTATAATTTGCTATATCTCTTCGGTTATGACCCTCGAACCGGGTGATCTCATTGCAACAGGCACTCCTTCAGGTATCGCTCCAATGAAGCCGGGTGATACAATTGTAGTGCGGATAGCCGGAATCGGAGAGCTTTCCAATACTATGGTCGCTCAAAGCCATTGA